From the Lathyrus oleraceus cultivar Zhongwan6 chromosome 4, CAAS_Psat_ZW6_1.0, whole genome shotgun sequence genome, one window contains:
- the LOC127138609 gene encoding probable serine/threonine-protein kinase PIX13 yields MGNCCCWGLQPTGDRPADTNNQSGRLPFSFGLSNLGLITNGNSTSLGRSSNSGGNSRLFSSSNNHSTGNNTSTSFWGSENSQISRVREDEEFPYGHILDAANLKVFTLAELKAATRNFRPDTLLGEGGFGRVYKGLFKGLFKERATSKRDVDSTIAIKKLNSHSTQGFAEWQSEVNFLGRLSHPNLVKLLGFGREDGELFLVYEFLHRGSLDNHLFGRGSNVRPLSWDRRLKIMIGAARGLNFLHSLEKKIIYRDLKPSNILLDKAYTAKLSDFGLARSVPSDDRTHVSTQVVGTCGYAAPEYIATGHLYVKSDVYGFGIVLLEILTGKRIGEIIRLSEPKSLRDWLKSNLLSRAKSRSNMDAKLEGRYPPNLASQVAQLALKCIQTEPKVRPSMKEVLETLESIEAANEKPADNIKRTTNSKAAQLHGQPDGG; encoded by the exons GGAGACTTCCATTCTCTTTTGGTCTCAGCAACTTAGGATTGATAACAAATGGCAATTCCACTTCTCTTGGGCGTAGCAGCAACTCTGGAGGAAATAGCAGACTATTTAGTAGTAGTAATAATCACTCAACAGGAAATAATACAAGTACCTCCTTTTGGGGCTCTGAGAATAGCCAGATCTCTCGAGTAAGAGAAGATGAGGAGTTTCCTTATGGGCATATCTTGGATGCTGCAAACTTGAAAGTTTTTACTTTGGCAGAACTGAAAGCAGCCACTAGAAATTTTCGTCCAGATACTTTATTAGGAGAGGGTGGGTTTGGTAGAGTATACAAGGGTTTGTTTAAGGGTTTGTTTAAGGAGAGAGCAACATCAAAAAGAGACGTGGATTCAACTATTGCCATAAAAAAATTGAATTCTCACAGCACGCAAGGATTTGCAGAATGGCAG TCAGAGGTGAATTTCTTAGGAAGGCTCTCTCATCCCAACCTTGTAAAGCTGTTGGGATTTGGACGTGAGGATGGTGAGTTATTTCTGGTGTATGAATTTTTGCACCGTGGAAGCTTGGACAACCACCTATTTGGAA GAGGTTCAAATGTTCGTCCACTTTCATGGGACAGAAGGCTGAAAATTATGATTGGAGCAGCTAGGGGACTAAATTTCCTTCACTCcttggagaagaaaattatataCAGAGATCTCAAACCCTCAAATATACTACTTGACAAG GCATACACAGCCAAGTTATCAGACTTTGGCTTGGCCAGATCTGTTCCTTCTGATGACCGCACTCACGTATCAACACAGGTTGTGGGAACATGTGGCTATGCCGCCCCGGAGTACATTGCCACAG GTCATTTGTATGTGAAAAGTGATGTATATGGATTTGGGATTGTTTTGTTGGAGATACTAACCGGTAAGCGGATAGGCGAGATAATACGCCTTAGCGAGCCAAAGTCCCTACGTGATTGGCTCAAATCAAACCTATTAAGTAGAGCAAAATCCAGAAGCAACATGGACGCAAAATTGGAAGGAAGGTATCCACCGAACTTAGCTTCACAAGTAGCTCAACTTGCTCTCAAATGCATCCAAACAGAGCCCAAAGTTAGGCCATCAATGAAGGAAGTCCTCGAAACATTAGAAAGTATTGAAGCAGCCAATGAGAAACCAGCTGATAATATAAAGAGGACTACAAATTCCAAGGCAGCTCAGCTACATGGCCAGCCAGATGGTGGTTAA
- the LOC127135846 gene encoding uncharacterized protein LOC127135846, with protein MGFIGKWMGWMECLVSHSSMSILVKGSPTKDFTVSRGLHQGNGLSLFLFLIVVERLFGLVTNVVSLGDFKGFYCSDNSSLEFLQFADNTILAVAGFLSCGIRALSFTFLRVSIGINPRRWDVWKPIMDKIRIRFRYGDTTTTMLKDPIFKVRSKVSLWWKDLFSIGKVEEENQDN; from the exons ATGGGTTTTATAGGTAAATGGATGGGTTGGATGGAATGTTTGGTGTCTCATAGTTCTATGTCTATTCTTGTTAAAGGTAGTCCAACTAAGGACTTCACAGTTTCAAGAGGGTTACACCAAGGAAATGGATTATCTCTGTTTCTTTTTCTTATTGTGGTTGAGAGGTTATTTGGTTTGGTGACTAATGTGGTTTCGTTAGGTGATTTTAAAGGTTTCTATTGTAGCGACAATTCCAGTTTGGAGTTTTTGCAATTCGCCGATAATACCATTCTG GCGGTTGCAGGCTTCTTATCGTGTGGTATCAGGGCTTTGTCTTTCACTTTTCTTAGGGTTTCTATCGGAATTAATCCAAGACGTTGGGATGTGTGGAAGCCTATTATGGATAAAATTAGAATAAG ATTCAGGTATGGAGATACAACGACTACGATGTTAAAGGATCCTATTTTCAAAGTTCGCTCTAAGGTTTCGCTTTGGTGGAAGGATTTATTTTCAATTGGTAAGGTTGAGGAGGAGAATCAGGATAATTAG